One genomic window of Canis lupus baileyi chromosome 24, mCanLup2.hap1, whole genome shotgun sequence includes the following:
- the EXOSC8 gene encoding exosome complex component RRP43 isoform X1 has protein sequence MQQRKSKSRTVEPLEYYRRFLKENCRPDGRELGEFRTTTVNIGSISTADGSALVKLGNTTVICGIKAEFAAPPTDAPDKGYVVPNVDLPPLCSSRFRSGPPGEEAQVASQFIADVIENSQIIQKEDLCISPGKLSWVLYCDIICLDYDGNILDACTFALLAALKNAQLPEVTINEETGLAEVNLKKKSYLNIRTHPVATSFAVFDDTLLIVDPTGEEEHLATGTLTVVMDEEGKLCCLHKPGGSGLTGAKLQDCMSRAVTRHKEVKKLMDEVIKSMKPK, from the exons ATGCAACAAAGGAAATCTAAAAGTAG GACTGTGGAACCTCTGGAGTATTACAGGAGATTTTTG AAAGAGAACTGCCGTCCTGATGGAAGAGAACTTGGTGAATTCAGAACCACAACTGTCAACATAG GTTCAATTAGTACTGCAGATGGTTCCGCTTTAGTGAAGCTGGGAAATACTACAGTAATTTGTGGAATTAAAGCG GAATTTGCAGCACCACCAACAGATGCCCCCGATAAAGGATATGTTG TTCCTAATGTGGATCTACCACCTCTGTGTTCATCGAGATTTCGATCTGGACCTCCTGgagaagaggcccaggtggctagCCAGTTCATTGCAGATGTCATTGAAAA TTCACAGATAATTCAGAAAGAGGACTTATGCATTTCTCCAGGAAAG CTTTCTTGGGTTCTGTACTGTGATATCATTTGCCTTGACTATGATGGGAACATCTTGGATGCCTGTACATTTGCTTTGTTAGcagctttaaaaaatg CACAGCTGCCCGAAGTtactataaatgaagaaactggttTAGCAGAAgttaatttaaagaagaaaagttacTTGAATATTAGAACTCATCCAGTTGCAACTTCCTTTGCTGTATTTGATGA CACTCTGCTCATAGTTGATCCTACTGGAGAGGAGGAACATCTGGCAACTGGAACCTTAACAGTAGTAATGGATGAGGAAGGCAAGCTATGTTGTCTTCACAAACCAG GTGGAAGTGGCCTGACTGGAGCTAAACTTCAGGATTGTATGAGCCGAGCAGTTACCAgacacaaagaagtaaaaaaactGATGGATGAAGTAATTAAGAGTATGAAACCCAAATAA
- the EXOSC8 gene encoding exosome complex component RRP43 isoform X2 — MAAGFKTVEPLEYYRRFLKENCRPDGRELGEFRTTTVNIGSISTADGSALVKLGNTTVICGIKAEFAAPPTDAPDKGYVVPNVDLPPLCSSRFRSGPPGEEAQVASQFIADVIENSQIIQKEDLCISPGKLSWVLYCDIICLDYDGNILDACTFALLAALKNAQLPEVTINEETGLAEVNLKKKSYLNIRTHPVATSFAVFDDTLLIVDPTGEEEHLATGTLTVVMDEEGKLCCLHKPGGSGLTGAKLQDCMSRAVTRHKEVKKLMDEVIKSMKPK; from the exons ATGGCGGCCGGGTTCAA GACTGTGGAACCTCTGGAGTATTACAGGAGATTTTTG AAAGAGAACTGCCGTCCTGATGGAAGAGAACTTGGTGAATTCAGAACCACAACTGTCAACATAG GTTCAATTAGTACTGCAGATGGTTCCGCTTTAGTGAAGCTGGGAAATACTACAGTAATTTGTGGAATTAAAGCG GAATTTGCAGCACCACCAACAGATGCCCCCGATAAAGGATATGTTG TTCCTAATGTGGATCTACCACCTCTGTGTTCATCGAGATTTCGATCTGGACCTCCTGgagaagaggcccaggtggctagCCAGTTCATTGCAGATGTCATTGAAAA TTCACAGATAATTCAGAAAGAGGACTTATGCATTTCTCCAGGAAAG CTTTCTTGGGTTCTGTACTGTGATATCATTTGCCTTGACTATGATGGGAACATCTTGGATGCCTGTACATTTGCTTTGTTAGcagctttaaaaaatg CACAGCTGCCCGAAGTtactataaatgaagaaactggttTAGCAGAAgttaatttaaagaagaaaagttacTTGAATATTAGAACTCATCCAGTTGCAACTTCCTTTGCTGTATTTGATGA CACTCTGCTCATAGTTGATCCTACTGGAGAGGAGGAACATCTGGCAACTGGAACCTTAACAGTAGTAATGGATGAGGAAGGCAAGCTATGTTGTCTTCACAAACCAG GTGGAAGTGGCCTGACTGGAGCTAAACTTCAGGATTGTATGAGCCGAGCAGTTACCAgacacaaagaagtaaaaaaactGATGGATGAAGTAATTAAGAGTATGAAACCCAAATAA